From Callithrix jacchus isolate 240 chromosome 15, calJac240_pri, whole genome shotgun sequence, one genomic window encodes:
- the USP19 gene encoding ubiquitin carboxyl-terminal hydrolase 19 isoform X28, with translation MSGGASATGPRRGPPGLEDASSKKKQKDRANQESKDGDPRKETGSRYVTQAGLELLASGDPSASASCAAGITGSHHRTRLFFPSSSGSASTPREEQTKAELLLDWRQSAEEVIVKLRVGVGPLQLEDIDAAFTDTDCVVRFSGGQQWGGVFYAEIKGSCAKVQTRKGSLLHLTLPKKVPMLTWPSLLKPLGTQELVPGLQCQENGKELSPIALEPGPEPHRAKQEARNQKRAQGRGEVGSGAGPGAQAGPSAKRAVHLCRGPEGEGSRDGPGPRGDAPPFVADLATQVEADEQHCIPPLNPQTCLLGSEENLALSVGEKAVSPGNDPVSPAMVRSRNPVKDDCVKEEMTVAADAATLVDGKEPESMVNLAFVKNDSYEKGPDSVVVHVYVKEICRDTSRVLFREQDFTLIFQTRDGNFLRLHPGCGPHTIFRWQVKLRNLIEPEQCTFCFTASRIDICLRKRQSQRWGGLEAPAARGAVGGAKVAVPTGPTPLDSTPPGGAPHSLTGQEEARAVEKDKSKARSEDTGLDSVAARTPMEHVTPKPETHLASPKPTCMVPPMPHSPVSGDSVEEEEEEEKKVCLPGFTGLVNLGNTCFMNSVIQSLSNTRELRDFFHDRSFEAEINYNNPLGTGGRLAIGFAVLLRALWKGTHHAFQPSKLKAIVASKASQFTGYAQHDAQEFMAFLLDGLHEDLNRIQNKPYTETVDSDGRPDEVVAEEAWQRHKMRNDSFIVDLFQGQYKSKLVCPVCAKFLVSISKENSTASEVLDSLSQSVHVKPENLRLAEVIKNRFQRVFLPSHSLDTVSPSDMLLCFELLSPELAKERVVVLEVQQRPQVPSVPISKCAACQRKQQSEDEKLKRCTRCYRVGYCNQLCQKTHWPDHKGLCRPENIGYPFLVSVPASRLTYARLAQLLEGYARYSVSVFQPPFQPGRMALESQSPGCTTLLSTGSLEAGDSERDPIQPPELQLVTPVADGDTGPLRVWTAPDRGPVPSTSGISSDMLASGPIEVGSLPASERVSRPEAAVPGYQHPSEALNAHTPQFFIYKIDSSNREQRLEDKGDTPLELGDDCSLALVWRNNERLQEFVLVASKELECAEDPGSAGEAARAGHFTLDQCLNLFTRPEVLAPEEAWYCPQCKQHREASKQLLLWRLPNVLIVQLKRFSFRSFIWRDKINDLVEFPVRNLDLSKFCIGQKEEQLPNYDLYAVINHYGGMIGGHYTACARLPNDRSSQRSDVGWRLFDDSTVTTVDESQVVTRYAYVLFYRRRNSPVERPPRAGHSEHHPDLGPAAEAAASQGLGPGQAPEVAPTRTAPERFAPPVDRPAPTYSNMEEVD, from the exons ATGTCTGGAGGGGCCAGTGCAACAGGCCCAAGGAGAGGGCCCCCAGGACTGGAGGATGCCAGTAGTAAGAAGAAGCAGAAGGATCGAGCAAACCAGGAGAGCAAGGATGGAGATCCTAGGAAAG agacagggtctcgatatgttacccaggctggtcttgaactcctggcctcaggtgatccttctgcctcagcctcctgtgcagctgggattacaggatcacACCACCGTACCCGGCTGTTCTTTCCTTCGTCGTCAGGGTCAGCATCCACTCCTCGAGAGGAGCAGACCAAAGCAG AGTTGTTGCTCGATTGGAGGCAGAGTGCAGAAGAGGTAATTGTCAAGCTTCGTGTGGGAGTAGGTCCCCTTCAGCTGGAGGACATAGATGCGGCTTTCACAGATACAGACTGTGTGGTGCGGTTTTCAG gtggTCAGCAGTGGGGTGGTGTCTTCTATGCTGAGATAAAAGGATCTTGTGCTAAAGTGCAAACCCGCAAGGGGAGTCTCCTGCACCTGACACTGCCCAAGAAGGTGCCTATGCTCACGTGGCCCTCTCTCCTG AAACCTCTAGGGACCCAGGAGCTGGTGCCGGGGCTGCAGTGCCAGGAGAATGGGAAGGAACTCTCTCCCATTGCCCTAGAGCCAGGCCCTGAGCCCCACCGGGCTAAGCAGGAGGCCCGGAACCAGAAGCGGGCCCAGGGCCGTGGTGAGGTAGGCTCAGGGGCTGGCCCCGGGGCCCAGGCAGGGCCCAGCGCCAAGAGGGCTGTGCATCTCTGCAGAGGGCCAGAGGGGGAAGGGTCCAGGGATGGCCCTGGACCCCGGGGTGATGCCCCACCCTTCGTGGCTGACCTGGCCACCCAG GTTGAGGCTGATGAACAGCATTGCATACCACCACTGAACCCCCAaacctgcctcctgggctcagaggagAATTTAGCCCTTTCAGTAGGAGAGAAAGCAGTGTCTCCCGGGAATGACCCAGTGTCTCCAGCCATGGTCCGGAGCAGAAATCCTGTGAAAGATGACTGTGTCAAGGAGGAGATGACAGTGGCAGCAGATGCTGCAACCTTGGTGGATGGTAAAG AACCTGAGTCGATGGTGAACCTGGCATTTGTCAAGAATGACTCGTATGAGAAAGGCCCGGATTCAGTGGTGGTGCACGTGTACGTGAAGGAGATCTGCAGGGATACCTCAAGAGTACTCTTCCGTGAGCAGGACTTCACACTCATCTTCCAGACCAG GGATGGAAACTTCTTGAGGCTGCACCCGGGTTGTGGGCCCCACACCATCTTCCGTTGGCAGGTGAAGCTCAG GAATCTGATTGAGCCAGAGCAGTGCACCTTCTGTTTCACGGCTTCTCGCATCGACATCTGCCTTCGTAAGAGGCAGAGTCAGCGCTGGGGGGGCCTGGAGGCCCCAGCTGCACGAG GTGCAGTGGGTGGTGCAAAGGTTGCCGTGCCGACAGGTCCAACCCCTCTGGATTCAACCCCACCAGGAGGTgctccccactccctgacaggccagGAGGAGGCCCGGGCTGTGGAGAAGGATAAATCCAAGGCAAGATCTGAGGACACGGGGCTAGACAGTGTGGCAGCCCGCACACCCATGGAGCATGTAACCCCAAAGCCAGAGACACACCTGGCCTCG CCCAAGCCCACATGTATGGTGCCTCCCATGCCCCACAGCCCAGTGAGTGGAGAcagtgtggaggaggaggaagaagaagagaagaaggtgTGTCTGCCAGGCTTCACTGGCCTTGTCAATTTAGGCAACACCTGCTTCATGAACAGCGTCATTCAGTCTCTGTCCAACACTCGGGAACTCCGGGACTTCTTCCATG ACCGCTCCTTTGAGGCTGAGATCAACTACAACAACCCACTAGGGACTGGTGGGCGTCTGGCCATTGGCTTTGCTGTGCTGCTTCGGGCGCTGTGGAAGGGCACCCACCATGCCTTCCAGCCTTCCAAGTTGAAG GCCATTGTGGCGAGTAAGGCCAGCCAGTTCACAGGCTATGCGCAGCATGACGCCCAAGAGTTCATGGCTTTCCTGCTGGATGGGCTGCACGAGGACCTGAATCGGATTCAGAACAAGCCCTACACAGAGACTGTGGACTCAGATGGGCGGCCTGATGAG GTGGTAGCCGAGGAAGCATGGCAGCGGCACAAGATGAGGAATGACTCTTTCATCGTGGACCTATTTCAGGGCCAGTACAAGTCTAAGCTGGTGTGCCCTGTGTGTGCCAAG TTCCTGGTGAGCATCAGCAAGGAGAACTCCACTGCGAGTGAAGTATTGGACTCCCTCTCTCAGAGCGTTCATGTGAAGCCTGAGAACCTGCGTTTGGCAGAG GTAATTAAGAATCGTTTCCAACGTGTGTTCCTGCCCTCCCACTCACTGGACACTGTGTCCCCATCTGATATGCTCCTCTGCTTTGAGCTGCTATCCCCAGAGTTGGCTAAGGAGCGGGTAGTGGTGCTAGAGGTGCAACAG CGCCCTCAGGTGCCCAGCGTCCCCATCTCCAAGTGTGCAGCCTGCCAGCGGAAGCAACAGTCGGAGGATGAAAAACTGAAGCGCTGTACCCGGTGCTATCGTGTGGGCTACTGCAACCA gCTCTGCCAGAAAACCCACTGGCCTGACCACAAGGGCCTCTGCCGACCTGAGAACATTGGGTACCCCTTCCTGGTCAGTGTACCCGCCTCACGCCTCACTTATGCACGCCTCGCTCAGCTGCTAGAGGGCTACGCCCG GTACTCTGTGAGTGTATTCCAGCCACCCTTTCAACCTGGCCGCATGGCCTTGGAGTCTCAGAGCCCTGGCTGCACCACACTGCTCTCCACTGGCTCCCTGGAGGCTGGGGACAGTGAGAGGGACCCCATTCAGCCACCTGAGCTCCAGCTGGTGACCCCTGTGGCTGATGGGGACACAGGGCCTCTCCGGGTATGGACAGCCCCTGACCGGGGTCCTGTGCCCAGCACCAGTGGAATTTCTTCTGACATGCTGGCCAGTGGGCCCATTGAGGTTGGCTCCTTGCCTGCTAGCGAGAGGGTGTCCCGACCTGAAG CCGCTGTGCCCGGGTACCAGCACCCAAGTGAAGCTTTGAATGCCCACACACCCCagttcttcatctataaaattgacTCATCCAACCGAGAGCAGCGGCTAGAGGATAAAG GAGACACCCCACTGGAGCTGGGTGATGATTGTAGCCTGGCTCTTGTCTGGCGGAACAATGAGCGATTGCAGGAGTTTGTGTTGGTAGCCTCTAAAGAGCTGGAATGTGCTGAGGATCCAGGCTCTGCTGGTGAGGCTGCCCGGGCTGGCCACTTCACCCTGGACCAGTGCCTCAACCTCTTCACACGGCCTGAGGTGCTGGCACCCGAGGAGGCCTG GTACTGCCCACAGTGCAAACAGCACCGTGAGGCCTCCAAGCAGCTGTTGCTATGGCGCCTGCCAAATGTTCTCATCGTGCAGCTCAAGCGCTTCTCCTTTCGTAGTTTTATCTGGCGTGACAAGATCAATGACTTGGTGGAGTTCCCTGTTCG GAATCTGGACCTGAGCAAGTTCTGCATTGGCCAGAAAGAGGAGCAGCTGCCCAACTACGATCTGTATGCTGTCATTAACCACTATGGAGGCATGATCGGTGGCCACTACACTGCCTGTGCACGCCTGCCCAATGATCGTAGCAGTCAGCGCAGTGACGTGG GCTGGCGCTTGTTTGATGACAGCACGGTGACAACGGTAGACGAGAGCCAGGTCGTGACACGTTATGCCTATGTACTCTTCTATCGCCGGCGGAACTCTCCTGTGGAGAGGCCCCCCAGGGCAGGTCACTCTGAGCACCACCCAGACCTAGGCCCTGCAGCCGAGGCTGCTGCCAGCCAG GGACTAGGCCCTGGCCAGGCCCCCGAGGTGGCCCCCACGCGGACAGCCCCTGAACGCTTCGCCCCCCCTGTGGATCGGCCAGCCCCTACCTACAGCAACATGGAGGAGGTGGATTAG
- the USP19 gene encoding ubiquitin carboxyl-terminal hydrolase 19 isoform X29, translating to MSGGASATGPRRGPPGLEDASSKKKQKDRANQESKDGDPRKETGSRYVTQAGLELLASGDPSASASCAAGITGSHHRTRLFFPSSSGSASTPREEQTKAELLLDWRQSAEEVIVKLRVGVGPLQLEDIDAAFTDTDCVVRFSGGQQWGGVFYAEIKGSCAKVQTRKGSLLHLTLPKKVPMLTWPSLLKKPLGTQELVPGLQCQENGKELSPIALEPGPEPHRAKQEARNQKRAQGRGEVGSGAGPGAQAGPSAKRAVHLCRGPEGEGSRDGPGPRGDAPPFVADLATQVEADEQHCIPPLNPQTCLLGSEENLALSVGEKAVSPGNDPVSPAMVRSRNPVKDDCVKEEMTVAADAATLVDEPESMVNLAFVKNDSYEKGPDSVVVHVYVKEICRDTSRVLFREQDFTLIFQTRDGNFLRLHPGCGPHTIFRWQVKLRNLIEPEQCTFCFTASRIDICLRKRQSQRWGGLEAPAARGAVGGAKVAVPTGPTPLDSTPPGGAPHSLTGQEEARAVEKDKSKARSEDTGLDSVAARTPMEHVTPKPETHLASPKPTCMVPPMPHSPVSGDSVEEEEEEEKKVCLPGFTGLVNLGNTCFMNSVIQSLSNTRELRDFFHDRSFEAEINYNNPLGTGGRLAIGFAVLLRALWKGTHHAFQPSKLKAIVASKASQFTGYAQHDAQEFMAFLLDGLHEDLNRIQNKPYTETVDSDGRPDEVVAEEAWQRHKMRNDSFIVDLFQGQYKSKLVCPVCAKFLVSISKENSTASEVLDSLSQSVHVKPENLRLAEVIKNRFQRVFLPSHSLDTVSPSDMLLCFELLSPELAKERVVVLEVQQRPQVPSVPISKCAACQRKQQSEDEKLKRCTRCYRVGYCNQLCQKTHWPDHKGLCRPENIGYPFLVSVPASRLTYARLAQLLEGYARYSVSVFQPPFQPGRMALESQSPGCTTLLSTGSLEAGDSERDPIQPPELQLVTPVADGDTGPLRVWTAPDRGPVPSTSGISSDMLASGPIEVGSLPASERVSRPEAAVPGYQHPSEALNAHTPQFFIYKIDSSNREQRLEDKGDTPLELGDDCSLALVWRNNERLQEFVLVASKELECAEDPGSAGEAARAGHFTLDQCLNLFTRPEVLAPEEAWYCPQCKQHREASKQLLLWRLPNVLIVQLKRFSFRSFIWRDKINDLVEFPVRNLDLSKFCIGQKEEQLPNYDLYAVINHYGGMIGGHYTACARLPNDRSSQRSDVGWRLFDDSTVTTVDESQVVTRYAYVLFYRRRNSPVERPPRAGHSEHHPDLGPAAEAAASQGLGPGQAPEVAPTRTAPERFAPPVDRPAPTYSNMEEVD from the exons ATGTCTGGAGGGGCCAGTGCAACAGGCCCAAGGAGAGGGCCCCCAGGACTGGAGGATGCCAGTAGTAAGAAGAAGCAGAAGGATCGAGCAAACCAGGAGAGCAAGGATGGAGATCCTAGGAAAG agacagggtctcgatatgttacccaggctggtcttgaactcctggcctcaggtgatccttctgcctcagcctcctgtgcagctgggattacaggatcacACCACCGTACCCGGCTGTTCTTTCCTTCGTCGTCAGGGTCAGCATCCACTCCTCGAGAGGAGCAGACCAAAGCAG AGTTGTTGCTCGATTGGAGGCAGAGTGCAGAAGAGGTAATTGTCAAGCTTCGTGTGGGAGTAGGTCCCCTTCAGCTGGAGGACATAGATGCGGCTTTCACAGATACAGACTGTGTGGTGCGGTTTTCAG gtggTCAGCAGTGGGGTGGTGTCTTCTATGCTGAGATAAAAGGATCTTGTGCTAAAGTGCAAACCCGCAAGGGGAGTCTCCTGCACCTGACACTGCCCAAGAAGGTGCCTATGCTCACGTGGCCCTCTCTCCTG AAGAAACCTCTAGGGACCCAGGAGCTGGTGCCGGGGCTGCAGTGCCAGGAGAATGGGAAGGAACTCTCTCCCATTGCCCTAGAGCCAGGCCCTGAGCCCCACCGGGCTAAGCAGGAGGCCCGGAACCAGAAGCGGGCCCAGGGCCGTGGTGAGGTAGGCTCAGGGGCTGGCCCCGGGGCCCAGGCAGGGCCCAGCGCCAAGAGGGCTGTGCATCTCTGCAGAGGGCCAGAGGGGGAAGGGTCCAGGGATGGCCCTGGACCCCGGGGTGATGCCCCACCCTTCGTGGCTGACCTGGCCACCCAG GTTGAGGCTGATGAACAGCATTGCATACCACCACTGAACCCCCAaacctgcctcctgggctcagaggagAATTTAGCCCTTTCAGTAGGAGAGAAAGCAGTGTCTCCCGGGAATGACCCAGTGTCTCCAGCCATGGTCCGGAGCAGAAATCCTGTGAAAGATGACTGTGTCAAGGAGGAGATGACAGTGGCAGCAGATGCTGCAACCTTGGTGGATG AACCTGAGTCGATGGTGAACCTGGCATTTGTCAAGAATGACTCGTATGAGAAAGGCCCGGATTCAGTGGTGGTGCACGTGTACGTGAAGGAGATCTGCAGGGATACCTCAAGAGTACTCTTCCGTGAGCAGGACTTCACACTCATCTTCCAGACCAG GGATGGAAACTTCTTGAGGCTGCACCCGGGTTGTGGGCCCCACACCATCTTCCGTTGGCAGGTGAAGCTCAG GAATCTGATTGAGCCAGAGCAGTGCACCTTCTGTTTCACGGCTTCTCGCATCGACATCTGCCTTCGTAAGAGGCAGAGTCAGCGCTGGGGGGGCCTGGAGGCCCCAGCTGCACGAG GTGCAGTGGGTGGTGCAAAGGTTGCCGTGCCGACAGGTCCAACCCCTCTGGATTCAACCCCACCAGGAGGTgctccccactccctgacaggccagGAGGAGGCCCGGGCTGTGGAGAAGGATAAATCCAAGGCAAGATCTGAGGACACGGGGCTAGACAGTGTGGCAGCCCGCACACCCATGGAGCATGTAACCCCAAAGCCAGAGACACACCTGGCCTCG CCCAAGCCCACATGTATGGTGCCTCCCATGCCCCACAGCCCAGTGAGTGGAGAcagtgtggaggaggaggaagaagaagagaagaaggtgTGTCTGCCAGGCTTCACTGGCCTTGTCAATTTAGGCAACACCTGCTTCATGAACAGCGTCATTCAGTCTCTGTCCAACACTCGGGAACTCCGGGACTTCTTCCATG ACCGCTCCTTTGAGGCTGAGATCAACTACAACAACCCACTAGGGACTGGTGGGCGTCTGGCCATTGGCTTTGCTGTGCTGCTTCGGGCGCTGTGGAAGGGCACCCACCATGCCTTCCAGCCTTCCAAGTTGAAG GCCATTGTGGCGAGTAAGGCCAGCCAGTTCACAGGCTATGCGCAGCATGACGCCCAAGAGTTCATGGCTTTCCTGCTGGATGGGCTGCACGAGGACCTGAATCGGATTCAGAACAAGCCCTACACAGAGACTGTGGACTCAGATGGGCGGCCTGATGAG GTGGTAGCCGAGGAAGCATGGCAGCGGCACAAGATGAGGAATGACTCTTTCATCGTGGACCTATTTCAGGGCCAGTACAAGTCTAAGCTGGTGTGCCCTGTGTGTGCCAAG TTCCTGGTGAGCATCAGCAAGGAGAACTCCACTGCGAGTGAAGTATTGGACTCCCTCTCTCAGAGCGTTCATGTGAAGCCTGAGAACCTGCGTTTGGCAGAG GTAATTAAGAATCGTTTCCAACGTGTGTTCCTGCCCTCCCACTCACTGGACACTGTGTCCCCATCTGATATGCTCCTCTGCTTTGAGCTGCTATCCCCAGAGTTGGCTAAGGAGCGGGTAGTGGTGCTAGAGGTGCAACAG CGCCCTCAGGTGCCCAGCGTCCCCATCTCCAAGTGTGCAGCCTGCCAGCGGAAGCAACAGTCGGAGGATGAAAAACTGAAGCGCTGTACCCGGTGCTATCGTGTGGGCTACTGCAACCA gCTCTGCCAGAAAACCCACTGGCCTGACCACAAGGGCCTCTGCCGACCTGAGAACATTGGGTACCCCTTCCTGGTCAGTGTACCCGCCTCACGCCTCACTTATGCACGCCTCGCTCAGCTGCTAGAGGGCTACGCCCG GTACTCTGTGAGTGTATTCCAGCCACCCTTTCAACCTGGCCGCATGGCCTTGGAGTCTCAGAGCCCTGGCTGCACCACACTGCTCTCCACTGGCTCCCTGGAGGCTGGGGACAGTGAGAGGGACCCCATTCAGCCACCTGAGCTCCAGCTGGTGACCCCTGTGGCTGATGGGGACACAGGGCCTCTCCGGGTATGGACAGCCCCTGACCGGGGTCCTGTGCCCAGCACCAGTGGAATTTCTTCTGACATGCTGGCCAGTGGGCCCATTGAGGTTGGCTCCTTGCCTGCTAGCGAGAGGGTGTCCCGACCTGAAG CCGCTGTGCCCGGGTACCAGCACCCAAGTGAAGCTTTGAATGCCCACACACCCCagttcttcatctataaaattgacTCATCCAACCGAGAGCAGCGGCTAGAGGATAAAG GAGACACCCCACTGGAGCTGGGTGATGATTGTAGCCTGGCTCTTGTCTGGCGGAACAATGAGCGATTGCAGGAGTTTGTGTTGGTAGCCTCTAAAGAGCTGGAATGTGCTGAGGATCCAGGCTCTGCTGGTGAGGCTGCCCGGGCTGGCCACTTCACCCTGGACCAGTGCCTCAACCTCTTCACACGGCCTGAGGTGCTGGCACCCGAGGAGGCCTG GTACTGCCCACAGTGCAAACAGCACCGTGAGGCCTCCAAGCAGCTGTTGCTATGGCGCCTGCCAAATGTTCTCATCGTGCAGCTCAAGCGCTTCTCCTTTCGTAGTTTTATCTGGCGTGACAAGATCAATGACTTGGTGGAGTTCCCTGTTCG GAATCTGGACCTGAGCAAGTTCTGCATTGGCCAGAAAGAGGAGCAGCTGCCCAACTACGATCTGTATGCTGTCATTAACCACTATGGAGGCATGATCGGTGGCCACTACACTGCCTGTGCACGCCTGCCCAATGATCGTAGCAGTCAGCGCAGTGACGTGG GCTGGCGCTTGTTTGATGACAGCACGGTGACAACGGTAGACGAGAGCCAGGTCGTGACACGTTATGCCTATGTACTCTTCTATCGCCGGCGGAACTCTCCTGTGGAGAGGCCCCCCAGGGCAGGTCACTCTGAGCACCACCCAGACCTAGGCCCTGCAGCCGAGGCTGCTGCCAGCCAG GGACTAGGCCCTGGCCAGGCCCCCGAGGTGGCCCCCACGCGGACAGCCCCTGAACGCTTCGCCCCCCCTGTGGATCGGCCAGCCCCTACCTACAGCAACATGGAGGAGGTGGATTAG